In Methanothrix sp., a genomic segment contains:
- a CDS encoding energy-coupling factor ABC transporter ATP-binding protein, with product MAAILETIGVEYVYADGTHALNNLSLAIEEGRKIALVGPNGAGKSTLMLIFNGILRPVAGEVLFRNKRLDYDSRSLREVRQRVGMVFQNPDDQLFAPTLYQDVAFGPVNLGLPPEKVKRHVAYALQYVGLSGYERRPPHHLSGGEKKRAAIAGILAMEPEVMILDEPTSNLDPASSEEIMEMLDELNLGGKTLIISTHDVELAYRWADEVVLMKDGGVLRRGSGEEVFGDLELIQGARLKPPMVVELYHELVNRRLAEGRKTPKSILELCDLLQGRGDGNAVQEEDRGKIYICNADELEPERAAERAAELARRVDADCTAAMGTRAKLLAEEANLRLDFTYGAIDKCILKALAGRSCLIFVSRGMLELVQRRIEAYSQQSGTKINSVDLSSCINRRSLPVAHDSSRSKSFK from the coding sequence GTGGCTGCAATTCTGGAGACAATAGGAGTAGAATACGTCTATGCCGACGGCACCCATGCCCTCAACAATCTCAGCCTGGCCATAGAGGAAGGGAGAAAGATCGCCCTGGTGGGGCCCAATGGGGCAGGAAAATCCACCCTCATGCTGATCTTCAATGGCATCCTAAGGCCAGTGGCAGGGGAGGTATTATTCAGGAATAAGAGGCTGGATTATGACTCCCGCTCACTGCGAGAGGTGAGGCAGAGGGTGGGCATGGTCTTTCAGAACCCCGATGATCAGCTCTTTGCCCCCACTCTCTATCAGGATGTTGCCTTCGGGCCGGTGAACCTGGGACTTCCCCCGGAGAAGGTAAAAAGGCATGTGGCCTATGCCCTGCAGTATGTCGGCCTCTCAGGATACGAACGCCGTCCCCCCCATCACCTGAGCGGAGGGGAGAAGAAGAGGGCTGCCATCGCTGGGATTTTGGCCATGGAGCCTGAGGTGATGATCCTGGATGAGCCCACCTCCAACCTCGATCCCGCCAGCTCAGAGGAGATCATGGAGATGCTCGATGAGCTCAACCTGGGGGGAAAGACATTGATCATCTCCACCCATGATGTGGAACTGGCCTATCGCTGGGCGGATGAGGTGGTGCTGATGAAGGATGGCGGTGTCCTCCGCCGGGGCTCAGGAGAGGAGGTGTTCGGCGATCTGGAGCTGATCCAGGGAGCCAGGCTCAAGCCCCCAATGGTGGTGGAGCTTTATCATGAGCTGGTGAACAGAAGGCTGGCAGAGGGCAGGAAGACTCCAAAGAGCATTCTTGAGCTATGCGATCTCTTGCAGGGCAGAGGGGATGGAAATGCTGTCCAGGAGGAGGATAGGGGCAAGATCTACATCTGCAATGCCGACGAGCTTGAGCCGGAGAGGGCAGCAGAGAGGGCAGCAGAGCTGGCGAGGAGAGTGGATGCTGATTGCACCGCGGCCATGGGCACCAGGGCCAAGCTGCTGGCAGAAGAGGCCAATCTCCGGTTGGACTTCACCTACGGGGCGATAGACAAGTGCATCCTGAAGGCGCTCGCAGGCAGAAGCTGTCTGATCTTTGTCTCCCGGGGAATGCTGGAGCTGGTCCAAAGGAGGATAGAGGCCTATTCACAGCAGTCGGGCACAAAGATCAATTCCGTCGATCTCTCCTCATGCATCAACAGGCGCTCACTGCCTGTAGCCCATGATTCTTCCAGGAGCAAAAGCTTTAAGTAA
- a CDS encoding endonuclease Q family protein, with translation MLVNLDLHIHSRYSMAVSADMELAQIARGAAKKGVKIVGTGDCLHPLWLKSIRELPEEEGLRRLGDILFLLSVEVEDAERVHHLILLPDASKAEELAEAFSPHSGNLQQDGRPRLHLNGAQIADLALEAGGLVGPAHAFTPWTGMYAYHRSLSDCYQENADRIDFIELGLSADTDYADRIAELSDKTFLSNSDAHSPRTNKLAREFNQMRVEGCSFQEVASAIRREKGRGPTLNAGFFPGEGKYNRTACTRCFQQYSPVQKDEFMGRCPHCRGLIKLGVADRIGLLADYELPCHPPHRPPYIHLIPLAEIIALALGHKSPMTAGVQKQYEALTGDMAEIEVLLIEELEAMESAGAEAEVIRGIEAFRRGCVEVLPGGGGRYGQIRLPAWKKVRREKKQRSLFDFQPCEEEVIMKVPDDIDK, from the coding sequence ATGCTGGTCAATCTCGATCTACACATCCACTCCCGCTACTCAATGGCTGTATCCGCCGACATGGAACTGGCACAGATCGCACGGGGGGCGGCAAAAAAAGGGGTGAAGATAGTGGGAACCGGCGACTGCCTGCATCCTCTGTGGCTGAAGTCCATCCGGGAGCTGCCTGAGGAGGAGGGGCTGCGCCGGCTGGGAGATATTCTCTTTCTCTTGAGCGTGGAGGTGGAGGATGCAGAAAGGGTCCATCACCTCATACTCCTGCCGGACGCCTCCAAAGCAGAGGAGCTGGCAGAGGCATTCTCCCCCCATTCAGGCAATCTGCAGCAGGACGGCAGGCCGCGACTGCATCTGAATGGCGCCCAGATCGCCGATCTGGCCCTGGAGGCCGGGGGCCTTGTCGGGCCCGCCCATGCCTTCACCCCCTGGACAGGGATGTATGCATACCACCGATCCCTCTCCGACTGCTATCAGGAGAATGCAGATCGGATAGACTTCATTGAGCTTGGGCTGAGCGCGGACACTGACTACGCAGACCGGATCGCAGAGCTCTCTGATAAGACCTTTCTCTCCAACTCCGATGCCCATTCCCCCCGCACTAATAAGCTGGCCCGGGAGTTCAATCAGATGAGAGTGGAGGGGTGCAGCTTCCAGGAGGTCGCCTCAGCCATCCGCCGGGAGAAGGGCAGAGGGCCGACTCTCAATGCAGGCTTTTTTCCCGGTGAGGGAAAGTACAACCGCACCGCCTGCACCCGCTGCTTTCAGCAGTATAGCCCGGTGCAGAAGGATGAATTTATGGGACGCTGCCCCCATTGCCGGGGTCTGATAAAGCTGGGGGTGGCTGACCGGATCGGCCTCTTGGCAGACTATGAGCTGCCATGCCACCCCCCTCACCGTCCTCCATATATCCACCTCATCCCTCTGGCAGAGATAATCGCCCTCGCTCTGGGCCATAAAAGTCCCATGACCGCAGGAGTGCAGAAGCAGTACGAGGCCCTGACCGGGGATATGGCGGAGATAGAGGTTCTGCTCATTGAGGAGCTTGAGGCGATGGAGTCGGCCGGGGCGGAGGCAGAGGTGATCAGAGGCATTGAGGCCTTCCGCAGGGGATGCGTGGAGGTTCTCCCCGGAGGCGGAGGAAGATACGGCCAGATCCGCCTTCCGGCTTGGAAGAAGGTGAGAAGAGAGAAGAAGCAGAGGTCTCTTTTTGATTTCCAGCCTTGTGAAGAGGAAGTGATCATGAAAGTCCCAGACGATATAGATAAATAA
- the larB gene encoding nickel pincer cofactor biosynthesis protein LarB → MESNRDILEGYRRGEISLEEALKRIRMMDYCAVGEVAKLDICRMNRISIPEAILAEGKDKTDLLAISLAHLEETGSVIVTRVSSEQLVVLQSAKLPPKSIFEHNPRARTVVIRTAERPPREGTVAILAAGTADIPVAEEARVVAEEMGCHVLAEYDVGVAGIHRLFPSLERMADADAFVVAAGREGTLPAVVAGLVDAPVIGLPVSTGYGIGGGGKAALYSMLQSCSVLTVVNVDAGFVAGAYAAKIARQKVHRDKQF, encoded by the coding sequence ATGGAGAGCAACAGAGATATCCTGGAGGGCTACCGCCGGGGGGAGATCTCCCTGGAGGAGGCTTTGAAGCGGATCCGGATGATGGATTATTGTGCTGTGGGTGAGGTGGCAAAGCTGGATATTTGCCGGATGAATCGAATCAGTATACCAGAGGCGATTCTGGCGGAGGGAAAGGATAAGACCGATCTTCTGGCCATATCCCTTGCCCATCTGGAAGAGACGGGAAGTGTGATCGTCACCCGGGTCTCATCTGAGCAGTTGGTGGTATTGCAATCGGCCAAGCTCCCCCCCAAGAGCATCTTCGAGCATAACCCCCGCGCCAGGACAGTGGTCATCCGCACTGCTGAGCGGCCGCCCAGGGAGGGCACAGTGGCCATCCTCGCGGCGGGAACAGCGGATATTCCCGTGGCCGAGGAGGCGAGGGTGGTGGCAGAGGAGATGGGCTGCCATGTCCTCGCCGAGTACGATGTGGGGGTGGCCGGCATCCACCGCCTCTTTCCCAGCCTGGAGAGAATGGCGGATGCTGATGCTTTTGTGGTGGCGGCGGGACGGGAGGGCACCCTGCCCGCTGTGGTGGCCGGGTTGGTGGACGCTCCTGTGATCGGTCTTCCTGTATCCACCGGCTATGGCATAGGCGGCGGGGGAAAGGCGGCTCTCTATTCAATGCTCCAATCCTGCTCCGTCCTGACGGTGGTGAATGTGGATGCGGGATTTGTGGCGGGAGCATATGCTGCCAAGATCGCCCGGCAGAAGGTTCATCGAGATAAACAGTTTTAA
- a CDS encoding energy-coupling factor ABC transporter permease: protein MHIMEGFLPHPWWEIWFVLSLPVVAWGVYKMNRMIKESREILPLLAVSGAFVFVLSSLKMPSVTGSCSHPTGTGMGAILFGPGITAVLSAIVLIYQALFLAHGGLTTLGANIFSMGIAGPLIGYLVYRLASGMGLGMYLSVFLAAMLADWATYLVTSMQLALAFPAASGGVIASFQAFMAVFAITQVPLAVVEGAVTALMFKYLVRLRGDILVRLRVASASAIRLLQEASP, encoded by the coding sequence ATGCATATAATGGAGGGCTTTCTCCCCCATCCCTGGTGGGAGATCTGGTTTGTGCTTTCGCTGCCTGTGGTGGCTTGGGGCGTCTATAAGATGAACAGGATGATCAAGGAGAGCCGGGAGATATTGCCTCTGCTCGCCGTCTCCGGGGCCTTTGTCTTCGTCCTATCCTCCCTGAAGATGCCCTCAGTCACCGGGAGCTGCTCTCATCCCACGGGAACGGGCATGGGGGCGATACTCTTTGGACCGGGGATAACAGCCGTCCTCTCGGCAATAGTGCTGATCTATCAGGCCCTCTTCCTTGCCCACGGCGGCCTGACCACTCTGGGCGCCAATATATTCTCCATGGGGATCGCCGGCCCCCTGATCGGATACCTGGTCTACCGGCTGGCCAGCGGGATGGGGCTTGGCATGTACCTCTCCGTCTTCCTGGCAGCCATGCTCGCCGATTGGGCCACATATCTGGTGACATCAATGCAGCTTGCTCTGGCATTTCCCGCCGCCTCGGGCGGCGTTATCGCCTCCTTCCAGGCCTTCATGGCCGTATTTGCCATCACTCAGGTCCCCCTGGCGGTGGTGGAGGGGGCGGTGACTGCCCTTATGTTCAAATATCTGGTCCGGCTCAGGGGCGATATCCTGGTGAGGCTCAGAGTGGCCAGCGCCTCCGCCATCCGGCTGCTCCAGGAGGCCAGCCCATGA
- a CDS encoding energy-coupling factor ABC transporter substrate-binding protein: protein MRLEIAVLGIVALFAILFIYQSTTGEHEWAGADDQSEGVIDELTDGAYEPWSSPIWEPPSGEVESLLFALQAALGSLAIGYFLGYYQGRMRKEGEQKERKGEAGSDA, encoded by the coding sequence ATGAGGCTGGAGATCGCTGTCCTGGGGATCGTTGCCCTTTTCGCCATCCTCTTCATCTACCAGAGCACCACTGGGGAGCATGAGTGGGCGGGAGCAGACGATCAATCGGAGGGGGTCATCGATGAGCTGACTGATGGCGCCTATGAGCCCTGGTCCAGCCCGATTTGGGAGCCGCCCAGCGGCGAGGTGGAGAGCCTCCTCTTCGCCCTGCAGGCGGCCTTGGGTAGCCTGGCCATAGGCTACTTTCTGGGCTACTACCAGGGGAGGATGAGAAAGGAGGGGGAGCAGAAAGAGAGGAAGGGAGAAGCAGGATCGGATGCATGA
- the cbiQ gene encoding cobalt ECF transporter T component CbiQ has protein sequence MHDLLDDWAQCNGLRETSARLKLFFGLGAIAICISSLEPAAPLFVAASMSLIILILAKIPPRIYSRLLLFPLSFALISSLVVALMHGSGDMLYALDLFGRVLGIREDGAALALLLIARTFGGMCSLFFIALTTPMIEIFALLSSLRIPKSVIELSMMIYRYIFVLLDQAAMIHNAQVMRLGNRSIRSSLASFSMLASVLFLRSWEQGERLVIAMDARCYDGRLDLMEERRGARAKEIVAAAAYLAMALAISIASSRQGII, from the coding sequence ATGCATGACCTTCTGGATGACTGGGCCCAGTGCAATGGATTACGTGAGACCAGTGCCCGTCTCAAGCTGTTCTTTGGCCTGGGAGCGATTGCGATCTGCATATCCTCTCTTGAACCAGCCGCCCCCCTCTTTGTGGCTGCAAGCATGAGCCTGATCATCCTTATCCTGGCCAAAATCCCCCCTCGTATCTACTCCCGGCTCCTCCTCTTCCCCCTCTCCTTCGCCCTTATCAGCTCTCTGGTGGTGGCTCTGATGCATGGCTCTGGAGATATGCTCTATGCCCTGGATCTCTTTGGCCGGGTGCTGGGGATCAGAGAGGATGGGGCTGCCCTGGCCCTGCTGCTCATCGCCCGGACCTTCGGGGGCATGTGCTCACTCTTCTTCATCGCCCTCACCACCCCCATGATAGAGATATTCGCTCTTCTCAGTTCATTGCGAATTCCCAAATCGGTGATAGAACTATCCATGATGATCTATCGATATATATTTGTCCTGCTGGATCAGGCAGCAATGATCCATAATGCCCAGGTGATGCGTCTGGGAAACCGGAGCATCAGAAGCTCCCTTGCCTCCTTCTCCATGCTCGCCAGCGTTCTATTCCTGAGGTCCTGGGAGCAGGGGGAGAGGCTTGTCATAGCCATGGATGCCCGCTGTTATGATGGCCGGCTGGATCTCATGGAGGAGAGGAGAGGAGCAAGGGCGAAGGAGATTGTAGCCGCTGCCGCCTACCTGGCTATGGCACTGGCGATCAGCATTGCCAGCAGCAGACAGGGGATCATCTGA